The sequence below is a genomic window from Thiomonas sp. FB-Cd.
CCGCGTCGCATACCGGACTCACGCGGTTGCCCGTCGCGAATCCGGCTGCGGGAGGCACCTCAGACAAGCCGGTGCATGAGTGCAGGAAGGCTGGTGCGATGCTCGCTGATGCGCCCGGGGTCAAGTTGGGCGCTGACCACGCCCTCGCCTTCGGCCTGCATCGCGAGCACTTCGCCCCACGGGTCGATGATCATGCTGTGGCCCCAGGTGCGGCGCCCGTTCTCGTGACGGCCCCCCTGCGCGCTGGCAACCACATAAGCCAGGTTTTCGATGGCGCGTGCGCGCAGGAGCACTTCCCAATGCTTTTCGCCGGTCGTGTACGTGAATGCGGCGGGCACGAGGAAGGCGTCGCAGGGATCGGGTGTGGAGAGCTTGCGGTAAAGCTCGGGAAAGCGCAGGTCGTAACAGATCGACAGGCCCACGCGCAGCCCCTCGCAGTCGAACGCGACGGGTGCGTCACCAGGGGTGATGCTGTCGGCCTCGGCGTATCGCTCCTGTCCGCGCTGGAAGGCAAATAGGTGCATCTTGTCGTAGCGCGCCACGCGATGGCCTTGCGGGTCGAACACCAAGGTGGCGTTGAGCACCCGTTGTGGATCAGGGCACGCGAGAGGCATGGAGCCACCGGCCAGCCACAATCCGTAGC
It includes:
- a CDS encoding carbon-nitrogen hydrolase family protein, coding for MHVAAIQMVSTTKVDTNLARADALLAEAARQGARLAVLPEYFCLMGASEADKVAAREPLGAGPIQAFLADCAQRYGLWLAGGSMPLACPDPQRVLNATLVFDPQGHRVARYDKMHLFAFQRGQERYAEADSITPGDAPVAFDCEGLRVGLSICYDLRFPELYRKLSTPDPCDAFLVPAAFTYTTGEKHWEVLLRARAIENLAYVVASAQGGRHENGRRTWGHSMIIDPWGEVLAMQAEGEGVVSAQLDPGRISEHRTSLPALMHRLV